In Erigeron canadensis isolate Cc75 chromosome 8, C_canadensis_v1, whole genome shotgun sequence, the DNA window CTGTTCCTACCCTTGTGAATACACTTGACTTTGGTTATTTGTCTATTCCTCCAAAATTTGAGCcgaaagattttgggtcttggaagaaaagaatgcttcttcacattGTAGGGGTGAAACCTTTACCTAATGACCATTCAAACTGTTGGTCCCTACATACCCACTTATGTCCAAAGAACTCCAGGAGCCACTGCTTTATGCTCCAGAGATTGTAACTGACCTGGTAAAGCCAGAGGTTCAATGGACTGATGATGAGCGGAGATTGGTAATTCTTGATTCCAGACTCAAAAACATGATTGTCACCactcttcctactgaaatcatgaagctcATCATTAAATATCCCACTTCCAAAGAAGTCTGGGATAGATTGTGCAGCATGtatgaaggatctgctgacACAATCAAGACCAAGAAAATAGATTTGAAACGggcttatgaaaacttcttttctcttcctgatgaaagtcttgacAGCACATATACCCGTTTCAAAGGGTTGCTGAATGATATGACTAATGTTGGCATCGTTCatgataattttaaattatGTCATAAATTCATCGATAGTCTTCCTCTTAAATGGCAAAATTTGAGGCAAATCCTTCGTACCACAAAGCAGATCCAAGAGTATGATCTTGAGGAAATCTTTGGTgttcttcaatttgaagaaaaggCTTTGGCTCAAAATATGCGAGCTGCTGCTgatgctggtagacatgttggtccttcttcttcttctcccagcATGTCTGCTTACTCAGTTTCTGACCCTCTTGCCCTCGTTTCTGCTAAACCCATAAATCTCAATGTGGGCGTCAGCAACTCTACCACTCTTCCTCTCTCTATCAAATCTCTTGTTGATGATCTGGATGCTGAAGAGAAACAAGATATGTTCAGCGACTTCACGGATTTTGCCTTGATCGCTGGGAAGAGGTACTCTCGaaaatggaacaaccgtaagtcggttgcACCATATATGCCacctgttgataaatcacaggaggaaagctggaggtgtggcagaaaaaGTCCATTACCAAAAGGAATGCAAGGTTTCTATGCCTACCCCTGCTGCTCCTAAATCTAACCCCTCTAAATCTGCTAATGAGTAcaggaacaaatactatcagctaAAAGCAAAAGTTGCTGAAACAGAGGAGGCCAAAACACCAGCTAAAGGGTTGGTTGCTGAAGAGCATGATTGGGCCAACTCTGATGAGTCAGATGATGAAGAatatgttgatgccatgtgtTTAATGGCACTTGCTGATGGTGATGGActgacaaaagaccaagtctcCTCCAGTCAGTGGGTGAATGTCACCATTAAAAAGGTACATGTTCTTCCTTTAGCTTCTGATAAGGATAAGACAAAAATTATTGAGTCCTTGTCCTGTGATCTTTAGTTCGTAGAATCTTTACGTGCTAAACTTCAATCAAAGCTTAACTCTGTCAGTTCagagttgagtgaaaaatcaATAAAACTCATGAAATTGAAGAACGTTCATgtcgaacttcaatctcatgagttgttGACTCAAAAGGTCCAgcttgagaatgaaaaactcAAGCTTGAAGTTGCAAATCttaagaagattgtgacctcttggtcaaaagcttccAAGTTTCACCATAAATGCTTAAGTGAACATGTCCCTGCCCAAGTTAAGGAAGTGATAAGTGGCGATTATAACATTGCTGCCTCTCTAGCTGACTCGTTCAATGATGAAGTGAAACCTGAAATCTCTATTCCTCCATCTGCTGTAATCTCGCCTGAAGAGATGTAGAAATGGTACTTTGTTAGGGGACAAAGTGACTACCATAATGAAATGAAAGCTGGTGCTACCTCTTCTTCAACCAGTGACCCTTCTACCTCTGTTGAGGCAAATTGTGCAAGCTCTTCAGCTAGCACCAGCAGCCTCTTCTCTAATCTtcccattgttggcatgatgccaaaTGAAGGAAGAGTTCAATACTCCTTTGGGGAATGGTTTGAAGGTGACATCAGTAGCGATGGTTTTAAACATATTGCTCCTCAGCAGCTCACCATAGGAGCTGCTGAACCTTTCAAACGAAGCAAAATTCCTGTCCCCTATGACTATAGCACTCTTCAGAGAGCTAATCCTGTCTGTCAGCAATCCCATTCTATTTCTTCTCAAGCTTTTTCCTCTATTCAGCAAGCTCCTACCCATGCTGGGAACAAAGATGACCAGCATGAGAGTCTTATAAAAAGACGCGTTAGGTTCGCTGATGCCAGTCATTAGCATGTACGTTCCTCACAGGAAATACCTGTTGATGGGCTAATCCATCAACAAACACCTCAGTCTGTGTCTGTTCACTCAACTCCAAGGCATaacactcctcagcgaggaaggATGCCTTCTCAGAACAGGTCCATCACTCCTCACcgaggacacttgccacatcagcagaTTAGACCTATCACCCCACAGAGAGCATTCTTGCCACGTCAGCAAGTAAGATCCACTACTCCTTAGAGAGAACACTTGCCACACCAGCAAGTGAGACCAATTACCCCTCAAGGAGGACACTTGCCAAATTAGCAAGTACAATTCTCTACCCCTAACAGAGAGTATCTGCCTCATAGGAAAGTGAGGTCAGCTACTCCCCATCACCAATCTAGGCCTATCACTCCCAGCAGAGTGCATCAATCGCATCAGCAGGGTCCCTCTTCTTCTCACCCTGCTGGAAGACAAGCTTGGATAATGATCAGGGGATTACAAAATCCTTCTTCTTCTAATGATCCAAATGAAAAGTCCATTCTTGGTCCGATTCCTATGATGCATCAACCCATACTTAAGCAAAGGAATAAGTCTAAAACTAAACAAAAAGGTAAGGCATCATCATCCACTGACCCTCATATTAATGAGCTAACCTTGCGAGTTAATGATCTCTCATCTCAACTGAGAGAGTTTCTCATTCAAAGTCAGAAAAGTGACCCctctgacaaaaagtgctacttatgtagcagcagaggacatgttgcttctgaatGTGAAAGCGTTAGCTCCAAAGAAGCTCCTGAGGTTGTCATTTAACCAAATTCTTCCTTCTCTGCTGGAGCTTCTTCTTCCTCTAccaggatcagtgagaacccTTCTCCTGAACCTGAGTGAAGTGACGCCACTGCTATCACTGAGGAAAATGTCGCTAAGTACATTTCTTCTCAGCACATCTCTTTTCCTCACTCACAAAGGGTAATCACCAATGGTTTTGGTGAACCTACCATGCTGGTGGAATAAAGTGATACTGACGTGGTCAGCAGCTATGGTTTCCTTCATAGCAATGGTGGCAACATAATGCCTTTTGATGAGAATGACAAATCTTATGGATTTGTCGATATGGGAAACTATCCCACACTTGAATCTGCTCTTTCTACAGAGGAACACTCTGAATTCGCTGCCATCAATTCTGATGCATCCACTTTTAATCCTGCTGACATGGCTGTTAGAGAGTATAACAGTGAATCTCTCTAAATCCTTCTGTTGTATCCATGCAGTGCTCactgggaaaaggagtgtggtatttggacagcggatgttcaaaacacatgacttgCTCTAAGTCCTTGCTGGATAACTACATAGAAGCTCCTGGAcctactgtagtgtttggtAACAACTCCACTGGacagactgaaggatatggtcttctttctaatggtcTTATCAAGTTCACCAAAGTCGCTTATGTAAATAGGTTGAAACACAATCTCATCTGCataagtcaactttgtgatgctgACTAGAAAGTGATtattgataaacatcaaggcacc includes these proteins:
- the LOC122610241 gene encoding uncharacterized protein LOC122610241; the protein is MSKELQEPLLYAPEIVTDLVKPEVQWTDDERRLVILDSRLKNMIVTTLPTEIMKLIIKYPTSKEVWDRLCSMYEGSADTIKTKKIDLKRAYENFFSLPDESLDSTYTRFKGLLNDMTNVGIVHDNFKLCHKFIDSLPLKWQNLRQILRTTKQIQEYDLEEIFGVLQFEEKALAQNMRAAADAGRHVGPSSSSPSMSAYSVSDPLALVSAKPINLNVGVSNSTTLPLSIKSLVDDLDAEEKQDMFSDFTDFALIAGKRRKAGGVAEKVHYQKECKVSMPTPAAPKSNPSKSANEYRNKYYQLKAKVAETEEAKTPAKGLVAEEHDWANSDESDDEEYVDAMCLMALADGDGLTKDQVSSSQWVNVTIKKFVESLRAKLQSKLNSVSSELSEKSIKLMKLKNVHVELQSHELLTQKVQLENEKLKLEVANLKKIVTSWSKASKFHHKCLSEHVPAQVKEVISGDYNIAASLADSFNDEVKPEISIPPSAVISPEEM